A window of the Tripterygium wilfordii isolate XIE 37 chromosome 12, ASM1340144v1, whole genome shotgun sequence genome harbors these coding sequences:
- the LOC120010976 gene encoding F-box protein At5g07610-like, which produces MASCDEIGFELPDDVLVEILCRLPEKPLIRFKCVSNSWHNLINNVCVPKLSTTAPVCGFLVHSRWGYPIKDKIKYVMKYGTLTSPDAQAEAKGFVKSYEALLPFHPAPSDFLDCCNGLLLFLRRQSQSQSQSQSQSLSPVYLQYYVCNPTTKQCVEIPGFVAKDNPPATKQRVEILGFVAKEKTSYTCLAFDPSKSPHYKVVRMVYTRRQHGDYYGTVWELNIFSSDTGNWITREMPIKAQVHRVPIKYNHENEKYYDDGYGRIKYSWIMRAIYLDGVLYRLSTLKLLLCFDLNEMNVRAIELPEKGTRDMGIIGASRGRLYYASHDGTKVLTWLLEDHTLKLASPWILKPILCNDPSIEDPMLRLLYLVRKYHPFGFGPYAWHPTSEVLFLGVHNIIFSYHLESKRLEIVLDRIGIEVHRGRLYPYSRCLVSLKDFLPRHYGSNQSFSNGSNQGNPD; this is translated from the exons ATGGCCAGTTGTGATGAGATAGGTTTTGAGTTACCTGATGATGTCTTGGTTGAGATTCTTTGCCGTTTACCTGAAAAGCCTCTTATCAGATTCAAGTGTGTCTCCAACTCATGGCACAACTTAATTAACAATGTTTGTGTTCCTAAATTATCAACCACTGCGCCCGTTTGCGGGTTCCTCGTTCACTCTAGGTGGGGATATCCTATAAAAGACAAAATTAAGTATGTTATGAAGTATGGTACTTTGACATCTCCTGACGCCCAAGCCGAAGCCAAAGGATTTGTCAAGTCTTATGAAGCCCTTTTGCCGTTTCATCCGGCTCCAAGTGACTTTCTTGATTGTTGCAATGGACTCCTCCTTTTTCTCAGACgccagagccagagccagagccagagccagagccagagccTCTCTCCAGTCTACCTTCAGTACTATGTATGCAACCCTACTACCAAACAGTGCGTGGAGATCCCTGGTTTTGTCGCAAAAGACAACCCTCCTGCTACCAAACAGCGCGTGGAGATCCTCGGTTTTGTTGCAAAAGAGAAAACATCTTATACTTGTTTGGCTTTTGACCCTAGCAAGTCCCCCCACTATAAGGTTGTACGTATGGTGTACACACGTCGCCAGCATGGTGATTATTATGGCACCGTATGGGAATTGAACATATTCTCTTCAGATACAGGGAATTGGATTACTCGCGAAATGCCAATTAAAGCTCAAGTACACAGAGTGCCAATAAAATATAATcacgaaaatgaaaaatattatgaTGATGGATATGGAAGAATAAAGTATTCTTGGATCATGCGCGCTATTTATTTGGATGGGGTGCTATACAGGTTATCAACTCTGAAgctccttttgtgttttgatctCAATGAAATGAATGTTCGTGCAATTGAGCTGCCGGAGAAGGGTACAAGGGACATGGGAATTATTGGTGCATCCAGAGGTCGTTTATACTATGCTTCTCACGATGGTACTAAGGTGCTCACTTGGCTTCTAGAGGACCATACTCTAAAACTTGCTTCTCCATGGATTTTGAAGCCTATCCTCTGCAATGACCCTTCCATTGAAGATCCAATGCTCCGACTTCTATATTTAGTTCGTAAATATCATCCATTCGGGTTCGGGCCCTATGCATGGCATCCGACTTCTGAAGTTTTGTTCCTTGGGGttcataatataatatttagcTATCATCTTGAAAGCAAAAGGTTGGAAATTGTTCTCGATAGGATAGGCATAGAAGTACACAGGGGTCGTCTTTACCCGTACTCTCGTTGCTTGGTCAGTTTGAAAGATTTCCTTCCAAGGCATTATGGATCGAATCAATC ATTCAGCAATGGGAGTAATCAAGGAAATCCTGATTGA
- the LOC120010977 gene encoding bifunctional aspartokinase/homoserine dehydrogenase 1, chloroplastic-like isoform X1, whose product MAFSAAISHSSSRILSSRAFSRCEPKPKQEKKEKICFIPSHCGGPLHTLRHSPTCRLDVVSQMGKNESSCIQVFSSVTDVSLDNSMERVDLPKGDMWSVHKFGGTCVGSSQRIKNVAEIIINDNSLGKLVVVSAMSKVTDMMYELIYKAQSRDDSYLTALDAVLEKHKSTAMDLLDGEELASFLSRLHHDVNNLRAMLRAIYIAGHATESFSDFVVGHGELWSAQMLSGVVRKLGVECTWMDTRDVIIVNPTSSNQVDPDFEESEQRLEKWFSQNSSKTVIATGFIASTPQNIPTTLKRDGSDFSAAIMGALVRARQVTIWTDVDGVYSADPRKVSEAVILKTLSYQEAWEMSYFGANVLHPRTIIPVMRYDIPIVIRNIFNLSAPGTMICRPSVDEDGDDEKLDTPVKGFATIDNLALVNVEGTGMAGVPGTASTIFGAVKDVGANVIMISQASSEHSVCFAVPEKEVKAVAEALQARFRQALDAGRLSQVAVIPNCSILAAVGQKMASTPGVSATLFNALAKANINVRAIAQGCSEYNITVVVKREDCVRALRAVHSRFFLSRTTIAMGIVGPGLIGATLLDQLRDQAAVLKEEFNIDLRVMGITGSRTMLLSDVGIELTRWRELMKENGEVADLEKFTKNVHENHFIPNTVLVDCTADAGVASYYYDWLRRGIHVITPNKKANSGPLDQYLKLRALQRKSYTHYFYEATVGAGLPIVSTLRGLLETGDKILRIEGIFSGTLSYIFNNFIGTRAFSDVVAEAKESGYTEPDPRDDLSGTDVARKVIILARESGLRLELSDLPVQNLVPEPLQASASAEEFMKQLPQFDKAMAKQRQEAEDAGEVLRYVGVVDVIKEEGRVELRRYKKDHPFAQLSGSDNIIAFTTTRYQKQPLIVRGPGAGAQVTAGGIFSDILRLASYLGAPS is encoded by the exons ATGGCGTTTTCTGCTGCGATCTCTCACTCGTCGTCGCGCATTCTTTCTTCGAGAGCATTTTCTCGCTGCGAGCCTAAGCCGAAGCAGGAAAAGAAGGAGAAGATCTGTTTCATTCCTTCTCATTGCGGAGGGCCACTCCATACTCTCCGACACTCTCCTACTTGCAG aTTGGATGTTGTTTCTCAGATGGGAAAGAATGAATCATCATGCATCCAAGTCTTTTCTTCAGTCACAG ATGTTTCACTGGACAAttcaatggaaagagttgacctTCCAAAAGGTGACATGTGGTCTGTTCATAAGTTTGGTGGCACTTGTGTGGGAAGTTCCCAGAGAATCAAGAATGTTGCAGAGATTATCATAAATGATAATTCTCTGGGGAAATTGGTTGTTGTGTCGGCAATGTCAAAGGTGACTGATATGATGTATGAGCTCATTTACAAGGCTCAATCACGAGATGATTCGTATTTAACTGCACTGGATGCCGTGCTCGAAAAACACAAATCGACAGCCATGGACTTGCTAGATGGTGaagaacttgctagttttctgtCCCGCTTACATCATGATGTTAATAACCTTAGAGCAATGCTTCGTGCGATATATATAG CCGGTCATGCAACAGAATCCTTTTCGGATTTTGTTGTAGGACATGGAGAGTTGTGGTCTGCACAGATGCTATCAGGAGTTGTGAGAAAG CTTGGGGTGGAATGCACATGGATGGACACAAGGGATGTAATTATTGTAAATCCTACTAGTTCTAATCAAGTTGATCCTGATTTTGAGGAATCTGAACAAAGACTTGAAAAGTGGTTCTCTCAAAATTCCTCTAAGACAGTTATTGCAACTGGTTTCATCGCCAGTACACCTCAAAATATCCCTACAACTTTGAAGAGGGATGGAAGTGACTTCTCTGCAGCAATTATGGGTGCTCTAGTAAGGGCTCGTCAGGTCACTATATGGACTGATGTTGACGGAGTTTATAGTGCAGATCCTAGAAAAG TTAGTGAAGCTGTGATACTGAAGACGTTGTCATATCAAGAGGCTTGGGAAATG TCATATTTTGGAGCGAATGTTTTACATCCGCGCACCATTATTCCAGTGATGCGGTATGACATTCCAATTGTAATAAGGAATATTTTCAACCTCTCTGCACCTGGAACAATGATATGCCGACCTTCTgttgatgaagatggagatgatgaGAAGTTGGACACTCCTGTTAAAGGTTTTGCAACAATAGATAATTTGGCTCTTGTAAATGTTGAAGG AACTGGAATGGCTGGTGTTCCCGGTACAGCTAGCACCATTTTTGGTGCTGTAAAAGATGTGGGAGCCAACGTCATTATGATTTCCCAG GCTAGCAGTGAGCACTCTGTTTGCTTTGCAGTTCCTGAAAAGGAAGTTAAAGCTGTTGCTGAAGCTTTACAGGCTAGATTTCGCCAAGCTTTAGATGCTGGTCGTCTTTCCCAG GTTGCAGTCATTCCAAATTGTAGCATTTTAGCCGCAGTTGGCCAGAAAATGGCTAGTACTCCAGGGGTCAGTGCTACTCTTTTCAATGCTTTGGCGAAG GCTAATATCAATGTCCGTGCCATAGCTCAAGGTTGCTCTGAATACAACATTACTGTGGTGGTCAAACGTGAGGACTGTGTGAGGGCTTTAAGGGCTGTACATTCACGGTTTTTTCTTTCAAGGACCACAATAGCAATGGGGATTGTTGGACCCGGTTTGATTGGTGCCACGTTGCTTGACCAGCTTAGGGATCAG GCAGCTGTTCTCAAGGAAGAATTTAACATTGATCTACGTGTTATGGGAATCACTGGCTCAAGAACCATGCTTTTAAGTGACGT AGGAATTGAATTAACAAGATGGAGAGAACTTATGAAGGAGAATGGAGAAGTGGCTGACCTGGAGAAATTCACTAAAAATGTGCATGAAAACCACTTCATTCCAAATACTGTCTTGGTAGATTGCACAGCAGATGCTGGTGTTGCAAGCTATTACTATGATTGGTTGCGGAGAGGGATTCATGTGATCACTCCAAATAAAAAGGCAAACTCAGGACCTCTTGATCAg TATTTAAAGCTGAGAGCTCTTCAGCGGAAATCTTATACACATTACTTTTATGAAGCAACTGTTGGAGCTGGCCTTCCAATTGTTAGTACTTTAAGAGGTCTTCTAGAAACTGGTGACAAGATATTGCGCATTGAAGGCATTTTCAG TGGGACATTAAGTTATATTTTCAACAACTTCATTGGTACACGAGCTTTCAGTGACGTGGTTGCAGAGGCAAAAGAGTCGGGCTATACTGAACCAGATCCTCGGGATGATTTATCTGGTACAGATGTTGCTAGAAAG GTGATAATTCTTGCACGAGAATCTGGCTTAAGGTTGGAACTCTCTGATCTCCCTGTTCAAAATCTTGTGCCGGAACCGTTACAG GCTAGTGCATCTGCGGAAGAATTCATGAAGCAATTACCACAATTTGACAAAGCGATGGCCAAACAAAGACAAGAGGCCGAGGATGCTGGGGAA GTCTTGAGATATGTTGGGGTTGTAGATGTGATCAAGGAAGAAGGGCGTGTGGAGCTGCGAAGATACAAGAAAGATCACCCATTTGCACAGCTGTCAGGTTCTGATAACATCATAGCTTTCACAACCACAAGGTACCAGAAGCAACCTCTGATAGTCCGAGGACCTGGTGCTGGGGCTCAAGTCACAGCTGGTGGCATCTTCAGTGACATATTGCGGCTTGCCTCTTATCTTGGTGCCCCGTCATAA
- the LOC120010977 gene encoding bifunctional aspartokinase/homoserine dehydrogenase 1, chloroplastic-like isoform X2, with protein sequence MGKNESSCIQVFSSVTDVSLDNSMERVDLPKGDMWSVHKFGGTCVGSSQRIKNVAEIIINDNSLGKLVVVSAMSKVTDMMYELIYKAQSRDDSYLTALDAVLEKHKSTAMDLLDGEELASFLSRLHHDVNNLRAMLRAIYIAGHATESFSDFVVGHGELWSAQMLSGVVRKLGVECTWMDTRDVIIVNPTSSNQVDPDFEESEQRLEKWFSQNSSKTVIATGFIASTPQNIPTTLKRDGSDFSAAIMGALVRARQVTIWTDVDGVYSADPRKVSEAVILKTLSYQEAWEMSYFGANVLHPRTIIPVMRYDIPIVIRNIFNLSAPGTMICRPSVDEDGDDEKLDTPVKGFATIDNLALVNVEGTGMAGVPGTASTIFGAVKDVGANVIMISQASSEHSVCFAVPEKEVKAVAEALQARFRQALDAGRLSQVAVIPNCSILAAVGQKMASTPGVSATLFNALAKANINVRAIAQGCSEYNITVVVKREDCVRALRAVHSRFFLSRTTIAMGIVGPGLIGATLLDQLRDQAAVLKEEFNIDLRVMGITGSRTMLLSDVGIELTRWRELMKENGEVADLEKFTKNVHENHFIPNTVLVDCTADAGVASYYYDWLRRGIHVITPNKKANSGPLDQYLKLRALQRKSYTHYFYEATVGAGLPIVSTLRGLLETGDKILRIEGIFSGTLSYIFNNFIGTRAFSDVVAEAKESGYTEPDPRDDLSGTDVARKVIILARESGLRLELSDLPVQNLVPEPLQASASAEEFMKQLPQFDKAMAKQRQEAEDAGEVLRYVGVVDVIKEEGRVELRRYKKDHPFAQLSGSDNIIAFTTTRYQKQPLIVRGPGAGAQVTAGGIFSDILRLASYLGAPS encoded by the exons ATGGGAAAGAATGAATCATCATGCATCCAAGTCTTTTCTTCAGTCACAG ATGTTTCACTGGACAAttcaatggaaagagttgacctTCCAAAAGGTGACATGTGGTCTGTTCATAAGTTTGGTGGCACTTGTGTGGGAAGTTCCCAGAGAATCAAGAATGTTGCAGAGATTATCATAAATGATAATTCTCTGGGGAAATTGGTTGTTGTGTCGGCAATGTCAAAGGTGACTGATATGATGTATGAGCTCATTTACAAGGCTCAATCACGAGATGATTCGTATTTAACTGCACTGGATGCCGTGCTCGAAAAACACAAATCGACAGCCATGGACTTGCTAGATGGTGaagaacttgctagttttctgtCCCGCTTACATCATGATGTTAATAACCTTAGAGCAATGCTTCGTGCGATATATATAG CCGGTCATGCAACAGAATCCTTTTCGGATTTTGTTGTAGGACATGGAGAGTTGTGGTCTGCACAGATGCTATCAGGAGTTGTGAGAAAG CTTGGGGTGGAATGCACATGGATGGACACAAGGGATGTAATTATTGTAAATCCTACTAGTTCTAATCAAGTTGATCCTGATTTTGAGGAATCTGAACAAAGACTTGAAAAGTGGTTCTCTCAAAATTCCTCTAAGACAGTTATTGCAACTGGTTTCATCGCCAGTACACCTCAAAATATCCCTACAACTTTGAAGAGGGATGGAAGTGACTTCTCTGCAGCAATTATGGGTGCTCTAGTAAGGGCTCGTCAGGTCACTATATGGACTGATGTTGACGGAGTTTATAGTGCAGATCCTAGAAAAG TTAGTGAAGCTGTGATACTGAAGACGTTGTCATATCAAGAGGCTTGGGAAATG TCATATTTTGGAGCGAATGTTTTACATCCGCGCACCATTATTCCAGTGATGCGGTATGACATTCCAATTGTAATAAGGAATATTTTCAACCTCTCTGCACCTGGAACAATGATATGCCGACCTTCTgttgatgaagatggagatgatgaGAAGTTGGACACTCCTGTTAAAGGTTTTGCAACAATAGATAATTTGGCTCTTGTAAATGTTGAAGG AACTGGAATGGCTGGTGTTCCCGGTACAGCTAGCACCATTTTTGGTGCTGTAAAAGATGTGGGAGCCAACGTCATTATGATTTCCCAG GCTAGCAGTGAGCACTCTGTTTGCTTTGCAGTTCCTGAAAAGGAAGTTAAAGCTGTTGCTGAAGCTTTACAGGCTAGATTTCGCCAAGCTTTAGATGCTGGTCGTCTTTCCCAG GTTGCAGTCATTCCAAATTGTAGCATTTTAGCCGCAGTTGGCCAGAAAATGGCTAGTACTCCAGGGGTCAGTGCTACTCTTTTCAATGCTTTGGCGAAG GCTAATATCAATGTCCGTGCCATAGCTCAAGGTTGCTCTGAATACAACATTACTGTGGTGGTCAAACGTGAGGACTGTGTGAGGGCTTTAAGGGCTGTACATTCACGGTTTTTTCTTTCAAGGACCACAATAGCAATGGGGATTGTTGGACCCGGTTTGATTGGTGCCACGTTGCTTGACCAGCTTAGGGATCAG GCAGCTGTTCTCAAGGAAGAATTTAACATTGATCTACGTGTTATGGGAATCACTGGCTCAAGAACCATGCTTTTAAGTGACGT AGGAATTGAATTAACAAGATGGAGAGAACTTATGAAGGAGAATGGAGAAGTGGCTGACCTGGAGAAATTCACTAAAAATGTGCATGAAAACCACTTCATTCCAAATACTGTCTTGGTAGATTGCACAGCAGATGCTGGTGTTGCAAGCTATTACTATGATTGGTTGCGGAGAGGGATTCATGTGATCACTCCAAATAAAAAGGCAAACTCAGGACCTCTTGATCAg TATTTAAAGCTGAGAGCTCTTCAGCGGAAATCTTATACACATTACTTTTATGAAGCAACTGTTGGAGCTGGCCTTCCAATTGTTAGTACTTTAAGAGGTCTTCTAGAAACTGGTGACAAGATATTGCGCATTGAAGGCATTTTCAG TGGGACATTAAGTTATATTTTCAACAACTTCATTGGTACACGAGCTTTCAGTGACGTGGTTGCAGAGGCAAAAGAGTCGGGCTATACTGAACCAGATCCTCGGGATGATTTATCTGGTACAGATGTTGCTAGAAAG GTGATAATTCTTGCACGAGAATCTGGCTTAAGGTTGGAACTCTCTGATCTCCCTGTTCAAAATCTTGTGCCGGAACCGTTACAG GCTAGTGCATCTGCGGAAGAATTCATGAAGCAATTACCACAATTTGACAAAGCGATGGCCAAACAAAGACAAGAGGCCGAGGATGCTGGGGAA GTCTTGAGATATGTTGGGGTTGTAGATGTGATCAAGGAAGAAGGGCGTGTGGAGCTGCGAAGATACAAGAAAGATCACCCATTTGCACAGCTGTCAGGTTCTGATAACATCATAGCTTTCACAACCACAAGGTACCAGAAGCAACCTCTGATAGTCCGAGGACCTGGTGCTGGGGCTCAAGTCACAGCTGGTGGCATCTTCAGTGACATATTGCGGCTTGCCTCTTATCTTGGTGCCCCGTCATAA
- the LOC120010978 gene encoding protein PARTING DANCERS isoform X1 translates to MASYESGYRDPAALNPSSLTNSGCAGVCIMNSSWRDEQHPSFIKFVSSFLGSNSFRLNFVPIAPDFIFNCGGLSVAFVFLTNWDCNNVSSFFNRVKKLKGQFAHLYVVVTLPTKEQNDSFIRSYFKNEMELGRPQFVPVQDLEMGFEKIVKIAHSRGMCKRQDAVSKLKAERKRSVETMDNFLKVVTSVPGIDNHDAHALNQAIGSIKTIAKASKESILENTDLSADKADVIVRFFRDPKFYLSPKIN, encoded by the exons GTTGTGCTGGAGTCTGTATAATGAACAGCTCGTGGAGAGATGAACAACACCCATCTTTCATCAAATTCGTCTCTTCCTTCCTTGGCTCAAACTCATTCCGTCTTAACTTTGTTCCAATTGCACCT gaCTTCATCTTCAACTGTGGGGGCTTGTCAGTAGCATTTGTTTTTCTGACAAACTGGGATTGCAACAATGTCTCGTCGTTCTTCAACAG GGTTAAGAAACTGAAGGGGCAGTTTGCACATCTCTATGTTGTTGTTACTCTTCCAACTAAGGAGCAAAATGATTCTTTCATCCGCTCTTACTTCAA AAACGAGATGGAGCTTGGTAGACCACAGTTTGTACCCGTTCAAGACTTAGAGATGGGATTTGAAAAGATTGTTAAGATAGCTCACTCACGGGGGA TGTGCAAGCGACAGGATGCCGTATCAAAATTGAAGGCTGAG AGGAAGCGATCAGTGGAGACAATGGACAATTTCCTGAAAGTAGTCACATCCGTACCAGGCATTGATAACCATGATGCACATGCA ctTAATCAAGCTATTGGCTCAATCAAAACAATtgccaaggcatcaaaagaaaGCATTTTGGAGAACACTGACCTTTCAGCTGACAAGGCTGATGTGATTGTAAGGTTTTTCAGAGATCCAAAGTTTTACCTCAGTCCCAAGATCAATTGA
- the LOC120010978 gene encoding protein PARTING DANCERS isoform X2 gives MNSSWRDEQHPSFIKFVSSFLGSNSFRLNFVPIAPDFIFNCGGLSVAFVFLTNWDCNNVSSFFNRVKKLKGQFAHLYVVVTLPTKEQNDSFIRSYFKNEMELGRPQFVPVQDLEMGFEKIVKIAHSRGMCKRQDAVSKLKAERKRSVETMDNFLKVVTSVPGIDNHDAHALNQAIGSIKTIAKASKESILENTDLSADKADVIVRFFRDPKFYLSPKIN, from the exons ATGAACAGCTCGTGGAGAGATGAACAACACCCATCTTTCATCAAATTCGTCTCTTCCTTCCTTGGCTCAAACTCATTCCGTCTTAACTTTGTTCCAATTGCACCT gaCTTCATCTTCAACTGTGGGGGCTTGTCAGTAGCATTTGTTTTTCTGACAAACTGGGATTGCAACAATGTCTCGTCGTTCTTCAACAG GGTTAAGAAACTGAAGGGGCAGTTTGCACATCTCTATGTTGTTGTTACTCTTCCAACTAAGGAGCAAAATGATTCTTTCATCCGCTCTTACTTCAA AAACGAGATGGAGCTTGGTAGACCACAGTTTGTACCCGTTCAAGACTTAGAGATGGGATTTGAAAAGATTGTTAAGATAGCTCACTCACGGGGGA TGTGCAAGCGACAGGATGCCGTATCAAAATTGAAGGCTGAG AGGAAGCGATCAGTGGAGACAATGGACAATTTCCTGAAAGTAGTCACATCCGTACCAGGCATTGATAACCATGATGCACATGCA ctTAATCAAGCTATTGGCTCAATCAAAACAATtgccaaggcatcaaaagaaaGCATTTTGGAGAACACTGACCTTTCAGCTGACAAGGCTGATGTGATTGTAAGGTTTTTCAGAGATCCAAAGTTTTACCTCAGTCCCAAGATCAATTGA